CCCGTCTTTCCTTCCCGGCGCTTCATGCACATGCAGCTCTCCTACAACGTCGATTCCGGCGTCAAGCAGCCAAGCGACCTCGTCGGCAAGCGAATCGGCGTCGGCGAATACCAGCAGACCGCCGCGCTCTGGGACCGCGGCATCCTGGAGCACGATTTCGGCGTGTCGCAATACAAAGTCCACTGGTACATGGAGCGGACCGAGGAGCTGAGCCACGGCGGCGCGACCGGCTTCACGCCGCCCAAGGGGATCTCTTTCAACCGGATTCCGCCCGATAAAAGTCTCGCCTCGATGCTCGTCGCCAACGAGATCGATGCCGCGCCGGTGCACCGGGCGTTGCAAAAAGGCAGCAACATTATCGACCGCTCGACGCAGATTCGCGCGGCCGGCGGCGACTGGAGCAAGATCAAGCCGCTGTTTCCCGACGCGATCGCCGAGGGCGAGCGCTTCTTCAAAGCGCACGGCTACATTCCGGCGAATCACGCCTACGTCATTCGCGGCGACGTCCACCGGCAACACCCGTGGCTCGCCTTCAATCTCTACAAGGCGTTCGTCAAGGCGAAGGAGATCGCCCAGGAAAAGCTCGCCGAGAGCATTCCTTCCGGCCTGATCTTCGCCACGGAGTATCTGAAGACGACGAGAAAAATATTCGGCGCCGACCCCTTTCCCTACGGCGTCAAGCCCAACCGGGAGATGCTGCAAACGATCATCGATTATTCGCACGAGCAAGGCTTGACGCCCGAAAAGCACAAGATCGAAGACCTGTTCGCGCCCAGCACGCTCGACGTTTGACCGGCGGCGATGATTCCGAAGAGAGCGCTCGTATCCGTCGCGGCAAGTTTTCTTGCCGTCTTATTCGCGGCTCGCGCGAGCGGGGCCGCGGCGGCGGACGCATCCTGGAAGCAGGCATGGGACGAGACGGTCACGGCGGCGCGCAAAGAAGCGGCGCTCTCGGTCTATTTCTGGCAGGGCGGCAATCTCGAAAAAGCCATTCAAGCCTTTCAGCAAAAATTTCCCGAAATCCGGCTCAACGCCGTCGGCGGGCGCGGCTCGGCTTTTTTCAACCGGATCGTCACCGAGCTGCGCGCCGGCAAACACCTGGTCGATATTTGCATCTGCGGCGTCACCTCGCCCTACGAAGTGCTCCACAAGCAAGCCGGCGCGCTCGATGCGATCAAGGACGCGTTGATGTTGCCCGAGGTGGCCGACGCGTCGAAATGGTGGCAAGGCAGGCACCACTATCAAGATCCGGAAGGCCGGTATATTTTCGTCTACTGGGGAAGAGCGGCGGCGACGCGCGTTTCTTACCATACGAAACTTGTTAATCCGGCGGAATTCACTTCGTATCGGGACATTCTCAATCCGAAATGGAAAGGTAAAATCGTCGCGATCGAGCCGACGGAATCCGCCGGCGGCTGGCGCGCGCTGTATTACAAACCCGGAGTCGGTCCGGAATTTTTGCGGCGGCTCTTCGCCGAGATGGACGTGATCTTCAGCCGCGACGACCGGCAGGCGACGGATTGGCTGGCGACGGGCAAGGCGGCGCTCGGTCTGTTCCTCCGGGACGTGCCCGAAGCGAAGAAGCAGGGGCTTCCGGTCGATGAGTTCAAAGATTCCAACTTTAAAGAAGCGGCGAGCTTGGACAGCGGACCGAACGGGACGA
This genomic window from Candidatus Binatia bacterium contains:
- a CDS encoding extracellular solute-binding protein; protein product: MIPKRALVSVAASFLAVLFAARASGAAAADASWKQAWDETVTAARKEAALSVYFWQGGNLEKAIQAFQQKFPEIRLNAVGGRGSAFFNRIVTELRAGKHLVDICICGVTSPYEVLHKQAGALDAIKDALMLPEVADASKWWQGRHHYQDPEGRYIFVYWGRAAATRVSYHTKLVNPAEFTSYRDILNPKWKGKIVAIEPTESAGGWRALYYKPGVGPEFLRRLFAEMDVIFSRDDRQATDWLATGKAALGLFLRDVPEAKKQGLPVDEFKDSNFKEAASLDSGPNGTIAMMKQAPHPNAAKVFVNWFLSREGQIAYQEIMNTALDQVESMREDIPKDPVPPEYRRRPGVEYVPMFTPDRMDPAPIVKLFKETVKQK